CTGTTAAGGTGACTCAGATCAAAGATACGCTTCAAATCGAGTCTGAAACAGAGTTAGGTGAAGAAGTTATTCTGAAATACTTCGGGTTAGAAGACGATCTCTCCACAATCTACGAGTCCATCAGCAGAGATAGGTTTATAGCTGCGGTGCTAAAGAAGTATGAGGGGCTTAGAATAATTCGGCAGGATCCTTGGGAGACCATCTTTTCATTTATCACAGCAACAAACATAAGCATAAAAAGAGTAGAAAAGACCCTAAGCAAGCTCTGCGCAAAAATCGGCGCAGCAAAGATGCTTAATGGCGTGTCTCTTTATACCTTCCCCACACCACAAACCGTACTAGAATTTGGAGAAGATGGCCTAAGAGGTGTTGGCTTTGGCTACCGCGCTCCTTGGTTGCTGGAGGCGGCTAAGATTGTGGCTAGCAGACAAGACTTGATACTTAACTTAATTGAGGAGAGCTACGAGTCAGCAAGAGCTCTTCTCATGCGAAGTAAGATTAAGGGTGTAGGGGAAAAGGCTGCTGACTGCATCCTACTTTTCGGTTTCCATAAGCTTGAATCTTTTCCGATAGATCGTTGGGTTAGACAAAGCATAGCAAACAACTATGCTCATCTCTTTGACGACAAAATCATCACCAACCTAAAAGCGAAAAGATCGTTGGATAGGGTAAGTTACAATAAGATTAGAAAGACGATGATAGAATATTTTGGGAGATACGCGGGGTACGCCCAACAATATCTGTTTATGTATGAGCGCCTATCTAGACGCACTTAAACCTAGGTATTGCTGCAGAGCCTCAATGTTCCACCGATGGGCTGAGGACCGCCTCTCATCAACCTTCAGCTTTAACCTGCGAGCCAACTCCACAGATAACCCGACTGCCTTTAACTCGCCTAGAGAAAAGCCTCTGCCAACTCTTTGTTTAACCAGCATATGGTGTTTCCTAACAACAATAGCGGTAGGCGCTTCGCCTTGAGGCTTAAATTGAACTTTCTGTTTCTCCTCCTTCTTTTTTGCTTTACTAGCAGCCCTTGTAGTCTTTGTCGATCTTGTAGTTCTTCTTACTGGCTTCCGTTTTGGCTTCTCCTCTTCTACGCTCATACCCTTTCGGGTGCTTTGATGGAAATCTTAAGCTTTTTGAG
This DNA window, taken from Nitrososphaerota archaeon, encodes the following:
- a CDS encoding ribosomal protein L13e yields the protein MSVEEEKPKRKPVRRTTRSTKTTRAASKAKKKEEKQKVQFKPQGEAPTAIVVRKHHMLVKQRVGRGFSLGELKAVGLSVELARRLKLKVDERRSSAHRWNIEALQQYLGLSASR